In Camelina sativa cultivar DH55 chromosome 16, Cs, whole genome shotgun sequence, a single window of DNA contains:
- the LOC104751118 gene encoding probable cinnamyl alcohol dehydrogenase 1, with translation MSSSESGENECMCWAARDPSGLLSPHTITRRSVANDDVSLKITHCGVCYADVIWTRNKHGDSKYPLVPGHEIAGIVTKVGSNVHGFKVGDHVGVGTYVNSCRECEYCNDGQEVSCAKGQVFTFNGIDHDGSVTKGGYSNHIVVHERYCYKIPVDYPLESAAPLLCAGITVYAPMMRHHMNQPGKSLGVIGLGGLGHMAVKFGKAFGLNVTVFSTSISKKEEALNLLGATNFVISSDHDQMKALEKSLDFIIDTASGDHAFDPYMSLLKIAGTYVLVGFPSEIKISPANLNLGMRMLAGSLTGGTKITQEMLDFCAAHKIYPNIEVIPIQKINEALERVVKKDVKYRFVIDIQNSLK, from the exons ATGAGTTCTTCAGAGAGTGGGGAGAACGAGTGTATGTGTTGGGCTGCAAGAGATCCATCTGGTCTTCTTTCTCCTCACACAATCACTCGCAG GTCTGTTGCTAATGACGATGTTTCACTCAAAATCACACATTGTGGTGTGTGTTACGCTGATGTTATATGGACTAGGAACAAACATGGAGACTCTAAGTACCCTTTGGTTCCTGg gCATGAGATTGCTGGGATAGTGACTAAGGTTGGGTCTAATGTTCATGGGTTCAAAGTTGGAGACCATGTTGGTGTTGGAACCTATGTTAACTCCTGCAGGGAGTGTGAATATTGTAACGATGGACAAGAAGTTAGTTGTGCTAAAGGGCAAGTTTTTACTTTCAATGGTATTGATCATGACGGCTCTGTTACTAAAGGAGGCTACTCCAATCACATTGTTGTTCATGAGAG gTACTGTTACAAGATACCTGTAGACTATCCCCTGGAATCAGCTGCACCATTACTCTGTGCTGGAATCACGGTTTATGCGCCTATGATGCGTCACCATATGAATCAACCTGGTAAATCTCTTGGGGTGATCGGGCTAGGTGGTCTTGGGCACATGGCAGTTAAGTTTGGCAAGGCTTTTGGACTTAATGTGACGGTTTTTAGCACCAGCATTTCcaagaaggaagaagctttgAATCTGCTGGGAGCTACCAATTTCGTTATCTCCTCTGACCATGACCAGATGAAG GCGCTAGAGAAATCTCTAGACTTTATCATTGATACAGCATCTGGTGATCACGCGTTTGATCCTTACATGTCTCTCTTGAAGATTGCTGGAACTTATGTCCTGGTTGGTTTCCCAAGTGAGATTAAAATCAGTCCTGCAAATCTCAACCtag GAATGAGAATGCTCGCCGGAAGTTTAACAGGAGGTACCAAAATAACTCAGGAAATGTTAGATTTCTGCGCAGCTCATAAGATTTATCCAAACATAGAGGTGATTCCAATTCAAAAGATAAACGAAGCTCTTGAAAGAGTGGTGAAGAAGGATGTCAAGTACCGTTTCGTGATTGATATCCAGAATTCTCTGAAATAA
- the LOC109129628 gene encoding uncharacterized protein LOC109129628: MADQNRRPLSSEEKTVKSPNVLERVKEEIQAMGHHDEKSRSHHRKETHGTSDDIDQNTPIDDVKAPGFFQRVIEEIQAIFNAVTPKRSSKK; the protein is encoded by the exons ATGGCGGACCAAAATCGAAGACCTTTATCATCAG AGGAGAAGACTGTGAAGTCGCCTAATGTGTTAGAACGGGTCAAAGAAGAAATACAAGCAATGGGTCATCATGATGAAAAGTCCAGGAGTCACCATCGCAAAGAGACTCATGGAACAAGTGACGACATTGATCAGAACACACCAATTGATGATGTGAAAGCACCTGGTTTCTTTCAACGCGTCATAGAAGAGATCCAAGCCATCTTTAACGCCGTTACTCCCAAGCGTTCTTCAAAGAAGTGA